Proteins encoded within one genomic window of Halodesulfurarchaeum formicicum:
- a CDS encoding sensor histidine kinase: MSSQTDLLGSSLSSIRTAVGHLVDTASPMGGWLLVGSGIGLTALSELVFFVYGNANPGIRVLELLLPMAVGIGLIWVGFQSRQHGFSSWQIAVLGLSVLLGMGVFVVIATYMRLLLSLEQPLPAKPLYLLLNAMAIGAVLNFVYAYQYLKIRDRADRLAVRRDRLVGVISLVSHDIRNPLTVAKGYADMAGEHAAPLVEALERIETMVQELLALAHSTQSTAALEPVAVAAIARESWGVVETEAADLEIATETEVLAEPDQLRHLFENLFRNAIEHGGTAVTVTVGDFAGGFYVADDGPGIPESDRETAFEPGYTTAESGTGLGLNIVQEICVAHDWEVAVTESRAGGARFEFDGVEFPD, from the coding sequence GTGTCTTCGCAAACCGATCTGCTGGGCTCGTCGCTTTCGTCGATTCGGACAGCGGTCGGCCACCTCGTCGACACGGCTTCCCCGATGGGTGGCTGGCTGCTCGTCGGCTCCGGCATCGGCTTGACGGCCCTCTCCGAACTCGTCTTTTTCGTCTACGGGAACGCCAATCCGGGTATTCGGGTCCTCGAGTTGTTGCTCCCCATGGCCGTCGGTATTGGGCTCATCTGGGTTGGATTTCAGTCCCGCCAGCATGGGTTTTCCTCCTGGCAGATCGCCGTCCTCGGGTTGTCCGTCCTCCTCGGGATGGGCGTGTTCGTCGTCATCGCGACCTACATGCGGCTCCTCCTCAGTCTGGAACAGCCCTTGCCGGCCAAGCCACTGTATCTCCTGTTGAATGCGATGGCGATCGGTGCGGTGCTCAACTTCGTGTATGCCTACCAGTACCTCAAAATTCGGGATCGGGCCGACCGACTGGCGGTCCGCCGGGATCGACTCGTCGGTGTCATCTCACTCGTCTCTCACGATATCCGCAATCCGCTGACCGTCGCCAAGGGGTATGCCGACATGGCCGGGGAACACGCCGCCCCGCTCGTCGAAGCCCTCGAACGCATCGAGACGATGGTCCAGGAATTGCTCGCGCTCGCACACAGCACCCAGTCCACGGCGGCACTGGAACCGGTCGCGGTGGCGGCGATCGCCCGCGAGTCCTGGGGCGTAGTCGAAACCGAAGCTGCCGATCTGGAGATCGCGACCGAGACCGAGGTCCTGGCCGAACCGGATCAGCTCCGACACCTCTTCGAGAACCTCTTCCGAAACGCAATCGAGCACGGCGGTACAGCAGTTACCGTGACGGTCGGGGACTTCGCGGGTGGGTTCTACGTCGCGGACGACGGCCCCGGAATTCCCGAGTCGGACCGAGAAACGGCCTTCGAGCCCGGCTACACGACAGCCGAGAGCGGGACCGGTCTGGGGCTCAACATCGTCCAGGAGATCTGTGTGGCACACGACTGGGAGGTGGCCGTCACCGAAAGCAGGGCAGGTGGGGCCCGCTTTGAGTTCGACGGCGTCGAGTTTCCCGATTGA
- a CDS encoding RDD family protein: protein MVRSNPRLETRNDTLIARLLAFAVDAVLLTVGLAVLGGVTATVAPRLVGVVGLLIWPLALGYFVVFEWTSGQTPGKRLFGITVVQADGRPASLLAAILRNVLRIVDALPTAYLLGGVLIYRSDDGQRLGDVIGNTVVVKTGS from the coding sequence ATGGTGCGATCGAACCCACGACTCGAAACGAGAAACGACACCCTAATTGCTCGCTTGCTCGCCTTTGCCGTCGACGCGGTGCTCCTCACGGTGGGCCTGGCGGTGCTGGGCGGGGTTACCGCTACCGTCGCTCCCAGGCTCGTCGGTGTGGTCGGGCTCCTGATCTGGCCGCTTGCCTTGGGCTACTTCGTCGTCTTCGAGTGGACCAGCGGACAGACACCCGGCAAGCGACTGTTCGGGATCACGGTCGTTCAGGCGGACGGGCGGCCCGCAAGTTTGCTGGCGGCAATCCTTAGAAACGTCCTCCGAATCGTCGACGCGCTGCCGACCGCGTACCTGCTGGGTGGCGTTCTCATCTATCGTTCGGATGACGGGCAGCGACTCGGAGACGTGATCGGGAACACCGTGGTGGTGAAAACCGGTTCCTGA
- a CDS encoding aldo/keto reductase, which translates to MELGTVPLGRTGTRVSEIAFGTWRFGRTDDTGAIEIDRDQAHRLLDAYEAAGGRFIDTADMYGDGRAEAYIGDWLAERDREDFVVASKIYWPTREDDPNGRGLGRKHLRRQIDRIRDRLGTDYLDVLYIHRWDDTTPAPEFMRTLNDFVRRGAVNYLGASTLEPNAWKVVKANEIARREGYEPFKVVQPRYNAVNREIEGTYLDMCRDYDIGIIPWSPLAGGFLSGKYTRGEAPPPDSRGATDEQFVDSYLTAENFDVLEEVEAVAAEVEASPAQVSLAWLLAHDQVIAPIVGATSIDQLEEDLASTQISLSARQVERIATAK; encoded by the coding sequence ATGGAACTGGGGACAGTCCCGCTCGGTCGGACTGGGACGCGGGTCTCGGAGATCGCCTTTGGAACCTGGCGGTTCGGCCGCACGGACGACACCGGGGCGATCGAGATCGATCGCGATCAGGCTCATCGACTGCTTGACGCCTACGAGGCGGCCGGCGGTCGGTTCATCGACACCGCTGACATGTACGGCGACGGTCGGGCCGAAGCCTATATCGGGGACTGGCTCGCGGAACGCGACCGCGAAGACTTCGTGGTTGCCTCGAAGATCTACTGGCCGACCCGCGAGGACGACCCGAACGGTCGGGGCCTGGGTCGCAAGCATCTCCGGCGACAGATCGACCGGATCCGAGACCGGCTGGGTACCGACTACCTCGACGTGCTTTACATCCACCGCTGGGACGACACGACGCCCGCCCCGGAGTTCATGCGAACGCTGAACGATTTCGTCCGGCGGGGGGCCGTGAACTACCTCGGCGCCTCCACACTGGAGCCAAACGCCTGGAAGGTCGTCAAGGCAAACGAGATCGCCCGGCGGGAGGGCTACGAACCCTTCAAAGTCGTCCAGCCGCGGTACAACGCGGTCAACCGGGAGATCGAGGGGACTTATCTGGACATGTGCCGGGATTACGACATCGGCATCATCCCCTGGTCGCCGCTGGCCGGCGGCTTTCTCAGCGGGAAGTACACGCGTGGAGAAGCACCGCCCCCTGATTCCCGTGGGGCGACCGACGAGCAGTTCGTCGACTCCTATCTCACCGCCGAGAACTTCGACGTTCTGGAGGAGGTCGAAGCGGTCGCCGCGGAGGTCGAGGCTTCCCCGGCCCAGGTAAGCCTCGCCTGGCTGCTGGCACACGACCAGGTGATCGCGCCGATCGTCGGCGCGACCTCCATCGACCAGCTCGAAGAGGATCTCGCGTCGACACAGATCAGCCTGTCCGCCCGGCAAGTCGAACGAATCGCGACCGCCAAGTAG
- a CDS encoding GNAT family N-acetyltransferase, producing the protein MDIRDATTSDIESIRAVAEAAWRADYPDTLSADTIESGVAHWYGDPVVEMELSNPGTELLVALRDGEIVGFVHGHRAGETGTILRLHVDPAHREAGVETALFDAIEEAFTADGADTLRATVLEANDHVTELYRSRGFEQVDTERTTIDSNQYAEAVYERPA; encoded by the coding sequence ATGGACATTCGAGACGCCACGACCTCGGACATCGAATCGATCCGCGCGGTGGCCGAGGCGGCCTGGCGAGCCGACTACCCGGACACGCTTTCCGCGGACACCATCGAGTCGGGCGTCGCCCACTGGTATGGGGATCCAGTCGTCGAGATGGAACTCTCGAATCCCGGCACCGAGTTGCTGGTCGCCCTGCGAGACGGTGAGATCGTCGGATTCGTTCACGGCCACCGGGCCGGCGAGACCGGGACGATTCTCCGCTTACACGTCGATCCAGCCCACCGCGAGGCGGGCGTGGAAACGGCACTGTTCGACGCGATCGAGGAGGCGTTCACGGCGGACGGAGCGGACACGCTTCGAGCAACAGTGCTGGAGGCCAACGATCACGTGACCGAGTTGTACCGATCCCGTGGCTTCGAGCAGGTGGATACCGAGCGAACCACGATCGATTCGAACCAGTACGCGGAAGCGGTCTACGAGCGGCCGGCGTAG
- a CDS encoding DMT family transporter has protein sequence MSKTRQALAWLLLSAIWGTAFMAIKAGLGPFGETPVLFAAFRYDLAGVLMLGYAIVATDQWRPESRAGWIVVLVGGAFMIAGYHAFLFVGELNTTSAVAAVVVSLSPILTTGFARVLLPGRALSRLGTVGLVLGLLGVVVIAQPDPAALLGSGIGEFLVFLAAVSFALGSVLATAVDAALPIETMEAWSMVLGAIMLHGISVGLGERLESVVWSGEAFLALGYLSVVASAIGFLIYFDLLDRLGPVEINLVSYLAPIWAALTGWLVLDESVSAATAIGFAIIVVGFWLIKREAIGRALGDRLPTLGRDR, from the coding sequence GTGTCGAAAACGAGGCAGGCTTTGGCGTGGCTTCTCCTGTCGGCCATCTGGGGCACGGCGTTCATGGCGATCAAGGCCGGGCTCGGCCCCTTTGGGGAGACGCCGGTCCTCTTTGCCGCGTTTCGCTATGACCTCGCGGGCGTGCTGATGCTGGGCTACGCGATCGTGGCCACCGACCAGTGGCGGCCCGAATCGCGGGCCGGCTGGATCGTGGTGCTAGTCGGTGGGGCCTTCATGATCGCGGGGTATCACGCCTTCCTCTTCGTCGGCGAATTGAACACCACGAGTGCGGTGGCCGCCGTCGTCGTGAGCCTGAGCCCGATCTTGACCACCGGGTTCGCCCGCGTCTTGCTCCCCGGACGAGCGCTCTCGCGGTTAGGCACGGTCGGTCTGGTCCTCGGGCTCCTGGGGGTCGTCGTCATCGCCCAGCCCGATCCAGCCGCACTGTTGGGGAGTGGTATCGGCGAGTTTCTGGTGTTTCTGGCTGCCGTGAGTTTCGCGCTGGGGAGTGTTCTCGCGACGGCCGTCGACGCCGCCCTCCCGATCGAGACGATGGAGGCCTGGTCGATGGTGCTGGGGGCGATCATGCTCCACGGGATCAGTGTGGGCCTGGGCGAACGCCTCGAATCGGTCGTCTGGTCCGGCGAGGCGTTTCTCGCACTCGGCTATCTCTCCGTGGTCGCCAGTGCGATCGGGTTTCTCATCTACTTCGACCTGCTGGACCGGTTGGGCCCCGTCGAGATCAACCTCGTCTCGTATCTGGCCCCGATCTGGGCGGCCCTCACCGGGTGGCTGGTTCTCGACGAGTCGGTGTCCGCCGCCACTGCGATCGGCTTTGCGATCATCGTGGTGGGGTTCTGGCTGATCAAGCGGGAGGCGATCGGGCGGGCACTGGGCGACCGGCTGCCGACGCTCGGACGCGACCGATAA
- a CDS encoding CBS domain-containing protein, producing the protein MQAHELMTADVETVQHDDSVGEVLKKMSQRPFNGFPVVDDDGRLVGIVTQRDLVNIFEPSDRTFWIPVGLPPFLEPVDYAIEASFGDLDLEIDLARHAGDPISTVMTEDVVTVGPEEDIETVIEILARPEPNVNRVPVVQDGFVEGIITRQDVLTHLHQTGGLGGESEP; encoded by the coding sequence ATGCAGGCTCACGAGTTGATGACGGCCGACGTCGAGACCGTCCAGCACGACGATTCCGTCGGCGAGGTACTCAAGAAGATGTCCCAGCGGCCGTTCAACGGCTTTCCCGTCGTGGACGACGACGGTCGGCTGGTCGGAATCGTGACCCAGCGGGACCTCGTGAACATCTTCGAGCCAAGCGATCGCACGTTCTGGATTCCGGTGGGGCTACCGCCCTTCCTGGAGCCGGTCGATTACGCCATCGAGGCCTCTTTCGGCGATCTGGACCTGGAGATCGACCTGGCTCGCCATGCCGGGGACCCGATCAGCACGGTGATGACCGAGGACGTCGTCACCGTCGGCCCGGAGGAGGACATCGAGACGGTCATCGAGATCCTGGCCCGCCCGGAGCCGAACGTCAATCGGGTCCCGGTGGTACAGGACGGCTTCGTCGAGGGCATCATCACCCGACAGGACGTGCTCACGCATCTCCATCAGACCGGTGGGCTCGGCGGGGAGTCGGAACCCTGA
- a CDS encoding ribonuclease H family protein — MASMGRPRLRDLFDESPTPHIAHPPHTHRRDYYVATDGSFESTGAGLGVIIETASGKRVARLAIPDGAPDNNVAEYRALHLGLDALAARAPESAAVGVLVDHDDLASNVNAAVLAGRDREFRTVAGLSHPPGTAHHWRGIRARIAGFETVRAAAVASGQNPAHPLANAPEEYAHVNRNTASGRPTRQSTEQVPPPSRADRHAGD; from the coding sequence ATGGCCTCCATGGGCCGGCCACGACTGCGTGACCTTTTCGACGAGTCACCGACGCCGCACATCGCCCACCCGCCACACACTCACCGACGTGACTATTATGTCGCAACGGACGGCTCTTTCGAGTCGACCGGCGCCGGGCTGGGTGTGATCATCGAGACCGCGAGCGGCAAGCGGGTCGCCAGGCTCGCCATTCCCGACGGGGCTCCCGACAACAACGTCGCCGAGTATCGGGCGCTTCATCTCGGGCTCGACGCACTTGCAGCCCGGGCCCCGGAATCGGCTGCCGTCGGCGTCCTCGTCGATCACGACGACCTGGCGAGCAACGTCAACGCCGCCGTGCTGGCCGGTCGGGACCGAGAGTTTCGGACCGTGGCCGGCCTGAGCCACCCGCCGGGAACGGCCCACCACTGGCGTGGCATTCGGGCCCGGATCGCCGGCTTCGAGACGGTCCGAGCCGCGGCCGTCGCGAGCGGGCAGAACCCGGCCCATCCGCTGGCGAACGCGCCAGAGGAGTACGCACACGTCAACCGGAATACTGCCAGCGGGCGGCCCACACGGCAGTCCACCGAGCAGGTTCCCCCTCCCTCACGAGCGGATCGACACGCCGGGGACTGA